Sequence from the Cervus canadensis isolate Bull #8, Minnesota chromosome 3, ASM1932006v1, whole genome shotgun sequence genome:
CAGCTCCCAGGAGGGTTCTTGGCTCTCAGGGGGCAGAAAAAACATTCACTGTGGGAGACCAGTTCATCCCACTTCAATTTGACCATCCTCTGTTCCTCAAAATGCCATCCAGAAGCACCTTCCCATCTCAGCCCATCTGTCTGACCTGCACCCCTAGCCATTCAAACCCACTTACCCTCAAGGGGGCATCTTCCCATGGGGCTCCTCCATCTTGTATCTCCCCACAAATAAACTGTAGAACAGGTGCATGCATGAAagcgcatgcgcacacacacacctgcactcGCAGAGTTTACAGAAACACTGAACAAAACAGTCACATTTGATGGAAGATTGCTCATTTCTCGGCTGCTCCTGCAGTCTCCTAAAAGTCAACTATGCTTTCTCTTTGTTTACAGTCATGTCAAAGCTGTTCTACTGttagaaaagtaagaaaatataaatttaaaaaatcacttgtaGAGTCAAGGAACTCGAAGTGACATCTTTGTTATCATTGTTTAGCCTGTTTGAACGTTCCACTGCACATCCCCAAAGCTCGTTTCCCAGCCTGTCACCCGGAGGCAAGAGCTCTGGGGAACAGTCGAGTTTGATCAGAACCATGCAGCCCTTGCCCCCCTCCTGCCTTGGTAGAGCCAGTCCATCCCCTCCCAGCCTGTGTGTCAGTTTCTCCTCCTCCATGGTTGGCACAGTATCTCCGTGAAGGTCCCTGTGATGCGCAGAAATGTGTCCCCTAGAGACAGGCTGAAGTCCTTGCCCCTAAGGCCTGTGACTGTCACCTTATCTGGAAACTGGGTCTCTGCAGATGCAATGGAGTTCAGGTGAGGATGTTGGGTGGCCCTAATCCACTAGGACTGGGTCCTTAGAAGaagagaagacacacacacagacggagagagagaaagaaggccaTGCAAGAACAGGAGGCGGTGGCTGGATGGATGCGGCCACAAGTCGAGGCACAGCGAGTCTTGCCGGCAACTCCAGCAGCTGGGAGGGAGGCCTGGAACAGACCCACCCCAGAACCTTCGGAGGGAacgcagccctgcccacaccttggcTGTGGACTTTGGCCTCCAGAGCTGAGGGGAGAAATGTTTTCCATCCTCCAGTGCGTGGGGCTTGATTCCGGCAGTCCCAGGAAAGAAACACAGTGTCTTTGGTGAAGGAGTTCCTAGCACAGACTTGGCTTTTAAGTTCCCCTCTGTGTGCAGCAGGGAGGCCCGTGGGCTGGCAAGGCCAGCAGACCACTGTCAGGCGGTTCTCAGATCCCGGGCTGAGAGATGGGCTGTGCTGGACAGTGTCACTGAAGCCCGTGTGATACAGGCTCTTGTCCCAATTACAAGCCAGTTCCAGCTGACCGCCACCCTTCCACACAGACTCTCACATCCCCACCTTGGGGTGACTCCATAATTTACCATCACTTCTGGAAAGGGGTCATTTTGTAACTGATACACGAGCTTGCTTTCAGTTGCTTTCTGCTTTTATGCAGGGGTCTGCCCACAAAAGTGGTTTGCTGCCTGGGGCAGAAGCCCCTTCTTCTCCCCCAGGAGACACATAAAAGTTGCTTTTTTATAAagctttttttaatgtggatcatttaaaagtctttattgagtttgttataaatacaatattgcttctattttatgttgttttttttttgtcctgaagCATGTGGGAGCGTAGATCCCTGAGCAGAGGGATTAAAcgcacaccccctgcactggaaggcgaagtcttaaccactggaccaccagtgttagtcacgcagtcatgtccgactctttgcccccatggactgtagcccaccaagctcctctcccatgggattctccaggcaagaatgctggtgtgggtagcagtttcctctccaggggatctccctgatccagggatcaaaccccagtttcccacactgcaagcagatttcTTTACCTCCCGAGccacctggaccaccagggaagtccccccaattttttttttaaagcacaggcTCTCGAAGCAAACCACTGCATTGCTTTCATCACATTTTCTGTGTCACTTGTGTAAGTCACTTGGACTCTCTGAGCTTCTTTTACCTCATGAGAAAAACTTGACCAAGGACAAGGATGCCCACCCACAGGATGGTGGGAAGAAAAACAGGGCAACACTTGTAAAGCCCTTGATTCACTTAGGGCTTTACTTAGTGTACTAAGTACCCTTTACTGAGTGTACTTAGTGAAGAgagtatggagaaggcaatggcacccactccagtactcttgcctggaaaatcccatggacagaggagcctggtaggctgcagtccatggggtcgctaggagtcggacacaactgagcgacttcaatttcccttttcacttccatgcattggagaagaaaatggcaacccactccagtgttcttgcctggagaataccagggactggggagcctggtgggctgccgtctatggggttgcacagggtcagacacgactggagcgacttagcagcagcagtgaagagTAAGTATTGAACACATTTTAGTTTATAAAGAGTATTCCTATTGCCAGCATCTCACAATGCTGGACACACAAGTAGGTACTCAGtgcatgtttgttgaatgaaggaaggaaggaatgaccTTGTTCAAATGACCTAATTGCTCTGtactcagtttccacatctataaaatggtgataataatagtaGTTATTGTGAATTTGGGCTGTATTTCATAGGAACGCTCTACTTTCAGATACTGGGGGAAACTATATTTAAAGCACAGCAGGTTGGCTCCTTAGCTGAccatctcctctcctcctcaAAGTGGGAAGGCAACAACTTAGGAATGGTGGATGCCTCTTCACCGGTGTGGGTGCTTGAAGGAGCCCGCTGAGCCACAGAGATAGTCTCAAAGCCCCAGGCAGGTATGAGGAGCTGTGCTCTGTGCTCTGACTCAGGAGGGCAGCCTGCTTCTTCACCTTTCTCCACCTCCCCCAGCACAACAGTCATCAGAATGTCTGTACAGCTAGCTTCCAGTTAAGGTCTCCCAGGTCTTGCATATTTAAAGCAACTGGGGTTACAAGACCAGGATAAGAAGGAGGTAGGAACCCAAGAAAAGGACCAGGAGGAGGATTTAGTCACTTGCTATGTGCGCCCATCCTTCAGGGCTCACTTTAGAGGTGTCTTCAACCTGTGAACCTCCCTTGACTTTTCCTAGATTTTGGGTGCCACTCGCAAAGCCCTCTGTGCTGGCCCTAGCCCTACAATCCTCCTGTTTCCTGTAAGCTCTTGCTTACTGTTGTTGCCCATGCTTAGTGCAAGACTTGGCAcaaagtagttcagttcagttcagtcgtgtccgactcttagggactccatggactgcagcacgccaggcttccctgtccatcaccaacttcccaagcttactcaaactcatgtccactgagtcggtgatgccatccaaccatctcatcctctggcacaATGTTGGcacccagtaaatatttgctaagttTATTCTGAAAcctttgtgctaagttgcttctttgtgaccctatgactgtaacccaccaggctcctctgtccatgggattctccaggcaaggttgccatttcctcctcctggggatcttccctacacaaggattgaacccatgtctcatgtctcctgcattggcaggcagattcttcaccacgaGTGCTATCTTGCTGATGGTGACGTTAGAATTGGAAAAAAGCCTCAGCCCTCATCAACATCAACAATCTTAGTGTAAGGAGAAagcagagacccaggaaaacgAAGGGCTCTGCTCCAAGTCCTAAAGAGACTGAGGAAAAGTCAAGCGTAAGACTTCTCACTCCAAGTCCAACACACTCCCCCATCATCCTACCGTTCCCGGTCAGTCAGCTCTCCTGTCAGCCTCGGCTGGGGCAGCTCAGCTAGGGATGTCTGGATCAAGCCGCCATCATAAAGAGAACTTAACGGGAAACTTCATCTGTCACTCACGTCCTTCCCCCTGctgcaggcagagaggcaggtggggcTGCTATTCTGAGATCCCCTTGGGAGAGCTGCAAACCCAGGCAGAGCCCTGGAGCTCCAAGCCTTCGGTGGCACCCCGTCTCCATGGGAACAGCCAGGGGCACCCTGCTTCCTCTCTTTTCGTCTTCCTTACAGTTAAACCTTCGACCCCTGGCATGAGAAATGTATACTGATGTTTCCTCCTTGTCAGATTTGAGCTAAGGTCAAAGGAGCAAGAGAGCGATTCAGTAATTAGCTGTATCATATTTTGATTTGAGAAAGCCCATTATTGGCAGCTGGCTAAATTGAACTCACCCAGATAGGatgggaaggggtgtgtgtgtgtggactaaGGCAGAAAAGGGTGGCTGAGAAAAGTCAGGGGTTCCATCCCCAACTCATTCCACAGCCCCAGAACCTTCGGATTGTAATTTTAATGAAACTTTCAGTATACAGATCGCCATTCTTTCCCTGCCCCTGTATTGGTTCCTGACTCAGTCCTCCGTTGGGAGTGGTCCAGGAAGCATCATCTTTCCATGGGGTCTCTTAGTGGGACATTTCCAAGGACTCAGGCCTAAACTGTTCCCATCAAGGGTTTACTCTTAGCCCTGTCTCTGACACAGAAGGTCAAAGCCGGGTATCCTTTCCAGGCTTTCCCCCTGCAggatggagaagagaggaaaatggcCACGGGCAATCCAGGCCACGGTGCCCAGGAGATGTCCGGCATGGGTCTCTGGAACCAGGGAGCAAACGTAGGGAAAGCCCAGGTCCGGGCTAGAACGAAGCTCAGAAGAAGAGCGCGGGTGCGGCCACGTCGGTGGGCGTAGGCCAGGCTGGGCTCGAGAGGTCAGCTCCGGAGGCCGGGTGGGCGGCTCCTCCATGGACGCGCTGGTGTCGCACCAGGTGGGTCTTGCGGCTGAAGCTCTTGCCGCACTGCGGGCAGGGGAAGGGGCGGGAGCCCGTGTGCACCGCCTGGTGGCGGACCAGGTTGGTCTTGGAGCTGAAGCTGCGGGCGCACACGGCGCAGGCGTGGGGCCGACTGCCCGTGTGCACCGCCTGGTGGCGGCCCAGGTGCGACTTGCGGCTGAAGCGGCGGCCGCACTGCGCGCAGGCGAAGGGCCTGGCGCCGCTATGCGCCCGGGAGTGGGCCACCAGGTTGGGCCGCGAGCCGAAGCGGCGGCCGCACTGCGCGCAGGCGAAGGGCCGCTCGCCCGTGTGGACCCGCCGCTGTCGCGCCAGGTGCTGCCCGTGGGCGAAGCTGCGCCCGCACTCGGGGCAGAGGAAGGACCGCTCGCCGGCCGGAGCGCCCGGGAGCGCCGGTGTGCCTCGGGGCGCGCAGGCCAAGGGCTCGGGGGCCGCGGGGTCCACAGGGGCGCCTAGAGCGCACTCATCGCACCCGAAAGGGCGCCCCTCGCCGCTGTGCAGGCGCTGGTGCGTGGCGAGGTTCTTCTTCCAGCCGAAGCTCAGGCCGCAGTGGGAGCAGGAGAAAGGCTTGGGGCcggcaggggagggggtgggggacgggGCAGGGGACGTGGGCGAGGCGGGCGCGTCGGGAGAGGGCGGGGTGCGGCCGGCCGCCGCGTGCACCCTCTGGTGCCTCACCAAGTGCTGCTTGTGCGTGAAGCTGCGGGCGCACTGCGCGCACTGGTAGGGCCTCTCGCCCGTGTGGATGCGCTGGTGGCGGATCAGGTGCGTCTTTTTGCGGAAGCGCTTCTCGCACTCGGGGCAGGGGAAGGGCCGCTCGCCCGTGTGCGTCTTCTGGTGCGAGCCCAGGTGGATCTTCTGGCTGAAGCGCTTGCCGCACTCGGCACACGGGTAGGGCCGCTCGCCGGTGTGCGTGCGCAGGTGGCGGGTCAGGTGCGCCTTCTTGCTGAAGCGCTTGTCGCACTCCGAGCAGGGGAAGGGCCGCTCGCCGCGGTGGCTGCGTTGGTGCAGCAGCAGGTGCGCGCGCTGCGTGAAGCTGCGGCCGCAGTCGGGGCAGGCGCACGGGCCCTCGCCGCGGTGCAGCCGCTGGTGTAGCCGCAGGGTCAGCTGGTCCCGGAACCGGCGCTCGCACTCCCCGCAGCCGTAGGGCTTCTCCGAGGCGGTCGGGACCCACCCGGCCAGGGCGAGCCCACCCAGTGTCCCTGGGGCCCCCGGCTCCAGCTTATACGCGGCGGCCAGAGACCCCAGGTCCGGCGGGGGAAAGGGGCTGGGGCGTAATGCCAGATGCTGGGGCCATTCTGCCTCCTCGTGGGCCTCCCGATCCTCCTCCTTCTCTACCTTCACCTTCCGAATCATCCACTCATCCCCTGAAAGGGCAAAACAAGAGGAGTCTGTTAAACCCCACgtttgtggttcagctggtaaagaatgcgcccgtccgcaatgcaggaaacctgggttcaatccctgggttgggaagatccacctggagaagggaaaggctacccattccaggaccattctatcctggagaattccacattctccatatatagtccatgaggtcgcaaaaagtggactgagtggctttcacctGATCTGTTTGTTTGCCAATAGGACCACCACTTCCTGGAGCCCCTAAGCCTAGCTCCTGCTCCTTCCACTGGAAAGTTCCTGGGAATGTCCAAATCGGAGGATCACAGCAAGTCCTCCTCCTGGGCTCTCCAAGCCAGCGGGTGCTTTCTCCTAGGCTTGCCTGCCTTCTTAACGAGACCCTGCCTCTATGGTGGACACCCTTTACCCTCACTCAGGGTTCAGTCTTCAGCTTTCACTCTGAGGGCTCAGAGGCCCACGGGAAGGGGGGCCACCCCCATCTTGCTGTCAAGCCCACTCCTTTCTGGAACCACAGTCTCTCATCTGCAGACAAGCAACTCCCTTTTGTGCCCTGTGAATCAACTGCAGCTCAGCAGGCTTATCAGCAAACACCCCACCTTCCTGGATCTACTCCGTCTACAGCCTCCTTCTGTGGGCTGGCCTTGACACTCACCTTGTTTCTGtgttagtcgatcagttgtgtctgactctttgcgaccccggggaTTGTACAGCCTGcgtgccatgggattctccatacaaggatactggagtgggttgccattcccttctccagggattttctaACTCCTTGCCAGTGACCATAGAGACCTTTGCATTCCTTCCTGTGGTTTCTCAAAGGCTCCTCCCTGCTCCTACTCCCTTCACTTCTAGAGCCAGGTGGGAAATCCCGTTTTAAGAAGAGGATTGAGCTTACAGGATTTGGGGAACCAATGGTGCCAACCTCTGGAGAAGCAGGGAGGGCCCTCTGGGGGAAGCAGGTCTGAGACAGGTTCCCCTGGCGCTCTGCCCTTCTTGGGCACAGAGATGACCCAGCCAAGAGGAAGGAG
This genomic interval carries:
- the ZNF467 gene encoding zinc finger protein 467 isoform X1, whose protein sequence is MTTGVPKRRSFPLPSSGLPLSTLSPKSRWISDPPGKGPGEEGVVVGRADGLVLDPRNLQGPWPDPQEESPWVAMRENLEALSSLGLSVGQPEMTPQSEPGEGSHDAQERMSPPREERVPGTCSGHEAPRPEKGAHREQAEAPCRGGQVCAPRKPEPMGSCPGDEWMIRKVKVEKEEDREAHEEAEWPQHLALRPSPFPPPDLGSLAAAYKLEPGAPGTLGGLALAGWVPTASEKPYGCGECERRFRDQLTLRLHQRLHRGEGPCACPDCGRSFTQRAHLLLHQRSHRGERPFPCSECDKRFSKKAHLTRHLRTHTGERPYPCAECGKRFSQKIHLGSHQKTHTGERPFPCPECEKRFRKKTHLIRHQRIHTGERPYQCAQCARSFTHKQHLVRHQRVHAAAGRTPPSPDAPASPTSPAPSPTPSPAGPKPFSCSHCGLSFGWKKNLATHQRLHSGEGRPFGCDECALGAPVDPAAPEPLACAPRGTPALPGAPAGERSFLCPECGRSFAHGQHLARQRRVHTGERPFACAQCGRRFGSRPNLVAHSRAHSGARPFACAQCGRRFSRKSHLGRHQAVHTGSRPHACAVCARSFSSKTNLVRHQAVHTGSRPFPCPQCGKSFSRKTHLVRHQRVHGGAAHPASGADLSSPAWPTPTDVAAPALFF
- the ZNF467 gene encoding zinc finger protein 467 isoform X2, producing MRENLEALSSLGLSVGQPEMTPQSEPGEGSHDAQERMSPPREERVPGTCSGHEAPRPEKGAHREQAEAPCRGGQVCAPRKPEPMGSCPGDEWMIRKVKVEKEEDREAHEEAEWPQHLALRPSPFPPPDLGSLAAAYKLEPGAPGTLGGLALAGWVPTASEKPYGCGECERRFRDQLTLRLHQRLHRGEGPCACPDCGRSFTQRAHLLLHQRSHRGERPFPCSECDKRFSKKAHLTRHLRTHTGERPYPCAECGKRFSQKIHLGSHQKTHTGERPFPCPECEKRFRKKTHLIRHQRIHTGERPYQCAQCARSFTHKQHLVRHQRVHAAAGRTPPSPDAPASPTSPAPSPTPSPAGPKPFSCSHCGLSFGWKKNLATHQRLHSGEGRPFGCDECALGAPVDPAAPEPLACAPRGTPALPGAPAGERSFLCPECGRSFAHGQHLARQRRVHTGERPFACAQCGRRFGSRPNLVAHSRAHSGARPFACAQCGRRFSRKSHLGRHQAVHTGSRPHACAVCARSFSSKTNLVRHQAVHTGSRPFPCPQCGKSFSRKTHLVRHQRVHGGAAHPASGADLSSPAWPTPTDVAAPALFF